A single genomic interval of Spinacia oleracea cultivar Varoflay chromosome 6, BTI_SOV_V1, whole genome shotgun sequence harbors:
- the LOC110805281 gene encoding cysteine-rich repeat secretory protein 38-like — translation MGMPKGHYFSHYFYIFVQFHFISIAICQSSYVSYSCIDSYGNYTSNSPYQANLNTFFSSISSNTQINTHFYNFSIGEEPNRVNGIALCGGDVTFQECYRCLNDSIIMLPRLCPTQKEAFGWYDNCMLRYANRTLLGISEEQPAFPFVNPSYVTNNDVNQFNQVLGTLLNRVQNEAASGDSQLKFAIGNDSYSSFGNLPSCCANRMGARVNGPSCNARYEINQLFYNNNMPTPPSPPPLSASSPPPPPSGKQIRLLLPDPLLKVLYTFRFSMFLKVLYVFCFSSFLKVLYALFYSHLA, via the exons ATGGGAATGCCTAAAGGTCATTATTTTAGTCATTATTTTTACATTTTTGTTCAATTTCACTTCATTTCCATAGCAATTTGCCAATCAAGTTACGTATCATATTCATGCATAGACAGTTACGGTAACTATACAAGCAACAGCCCTTACCAAGCTAATCTCAACACCTTCTTCTCTTCAATATCATCCAACACCCAAATCAACACCCACTTCTATAATTTCTCAATTGGTGAAGAACCTAACCGAGTTAATGGGATCGCGTTATGTGGAGGTGATGTGACGTTCCAAGAATGCTATAGATGCCTCAACGACTCAATAATTATGCTTCCACGGTTATGCCCAACACAAAAGGAAGCTTTTGGGTGGTACGATAATTGTATGCTACGTTATGCAAATCGAACATTATTGGGAATCAGTGAAGAACAACCTGCATTTCCTTTTGTTAACCCAAGTTATGTTACTAATAATGATGTGAATCAGTTTAACCAG GTATTGGGAACATTATTGAACAGGGTTCAAAATGAAGCTGCGTCTGGTGATTCTCAACTTAAGTTTGCAATTGGAAATGATAGTTATAGCAGTTTTGGGAAC CTTCCGAGTTGCTGCGCTAATAGGATGGGAGCACGAGTTAATGGACCGAGTTGCAATGCAAGATATGAAATTAATCAGCTgttttataacaataacatgCCTACTCCACCATCTCCTCCACCGTTGTCTGCTTCGTCTCCGCCTCCTCCTCCATCAGGTAAACAAATTAGACTGTTACTACCCGATCCACTCTTAAAAGTActttacacttttcgttttagtATGTttttgaaagttctttacgttttttgttttagttcgtttctgaaagttctttacgctctATTTTACTCAcatttggcc
- the LOC110805282 gene encoding protein FAR1-RELATED SEQUENCE 5-like, giving the protein MGICLIKATGKYRVHDFVSEHNHILHSPDTSYLLSSQRKISEVQAIEIELADDSGIRPRAAHEFIGAHVGGSSNLGYTHRDHKNYLRSKRQRDLMYGEAEQITNIFWADAKMLIDYALFGDVVAFDTTFGTNKEHRPLGVFVGFNHFRETTVFGAALLYDETIESFKWLFETFLATHCNKEPKTIFTDQDIAMGKAIAEVMPNVWHGLCTWHITENATKHLLCDGLEVFRAFKACMYEYKEEAEFEEAFSALRGKVSKGTWLDSIYAVKEKWAECYMTNVFSLGMRSTQLSESFNKDLKDYLKCTMDIMRFFKQFERVLGLKRQNETNNEFDSKEKLPRIKMRRTPLLRQVGQIYTSNIFEAFQDEYEWSTAAIIKPPEYRVVISDPENDSSINKEYQVFGDPLIETVSCSCKMFERLGLLCAHALKVLDTMNIKLIPRKYILKRWTREAKAETVQDTSGRTILEDPRLDVTRRYKALCQKFVKVASGASNFVESSSLLENGLNNLSVEVDKLLLSLKRERGETPLLSEGTASEQGSTQTYVPNNVTLKPKEGKKGGKRRKSWTEKFHDKDS; this is encoded by the exons ATGGGGATTTGTTTAATTAAGGCCACAGGGAAGTACCGAGTACATGATTTTGTATCCGAACACAATCATATACTTCATTCACCAGATACTAGCTACCTATTGTCTTCACAAAGAAAAATATCTGAAGTGCAAGccattgaaattgaacttgctGATGATTCTGGGATCCGACCTAGAGCAGCGCATGAGTTTATTGGTGCACATGTGGGTGGATCTAGCAATCTTGGCTACACTCATCGGGACCATAAAAACTATTTACGAAGTAAGCGCCAAAGAGATTTGATGTATGGGGAAGCAG AGCAAATAACTAACATATTCTGGGCCGATGCTAAGATGCTTATTGATTATGCTTTATTTGGTGATGTTGTTGCATTTGACACTACATTTGGTACTAATAAAGAACATAGACCACTTGGCGTATTTGTTGggtttaaccattttagggagaCAACGGTTTTTGGTGCGGCTCTTTTATATGATGAAACAATAGAATCTTTTAAATGGTTGTTTGAAACGTTTCTAGCAACACACTGTAACAAGGAGCCAAAGACTATTTTCACTGACCAAGATATTGCTATGGGTAAGGCTATTGCGGAGGTGATGCCAAATGTGTGGCATGGACTATGTACTTGGCACATAACTGAAAATGCAACCAAACACTTGCTATGTGATGGGCTGGAAGTTTTTCGAGCATTCAAAGCTTGTATGTATGAGTATAAAGAAGAGGCGGAGTTTGAAGAGGCATTCAGTGCATTGCGTGGAAAAGTCTCAAAAGGTACATGGTTAGATAGTATTTATGCAGTAAAAGAAAAATGGGCAGAGTGTTACATGACAAATGTGTTTTCGTTGGGGATGCGTAGCACTCAATTAAGTGAAAGTTTCAATAAAGATTTAAAAGATTATCTAAAATGCACTATGGATATAATGCGGTTTTTTAAACAATTTGAGAGAGTCTTGGGGCTAAAGCGTCAAAATGAGACAAACAATGAGTTTGATTCTAAGGAGAAACTGCCAAGAATTAAGATGAGAAGAACACCTTTACTTAGGCAAGTTGGCCAAATATATACTTCTAATATATTCGAAGCATTTCAAGACGAGTATGAATGGTCAACAGCTGCTATTATTAAGCCGCCTGAGTATAGAGTTGTAATTTCAGACCCTGAGAATGATAGCTCTATTAATAAAGAGTACCAAGTGTTCGGTGATCCTTTGATCGAAACAGTTTCATGTAGTTGTAAGATGTTTGAAAGATTGGGGTTATTATGTGCTCATGCTTTGAAGGTTCTTGATACCATGAACATTAAATTGATTCCTAGGAAATATATTTTGAAGCGTTGGACTAGAGAAGCAAAGGCTGAAACTGTGCAAGATACCTCAGGGAGAACTATTCTTGAGGACCCTCGGTTGGATGTTACTCGTAGATACAAAGCTTTATGTCAAAAATTTGTGAAAGTAGCTTCTGGTGCATCTAATTTTGTAGAATCGTCGTCACTGCTAGAGAATGGGTTGAATAATTTGAGTGTTGAGGTTGACAAGTTGTTGTTGAGCCTTAAAAGAGAAAGGGGTGAAACTCCCTTATTGTCTGAGGGGACTGCAAGTGAACAAGGATCAACACAAACATATGTTCCTAACAATGTTACTTTGAAGCCAAAAGAGGGGAAAAAAGGAGGAAAGCGAAGGAAAAGTTGGACGGAAAAATTTCATGATAAAGATAGTTAA